A region from the Algoriphagus machipongonensis genome encodes:
- a CDS encoding DUF4221 domain-containing protein: MKLIINLSLIILLFSCSKKEENSSGNILDSLTISVDTVIVDSKGKLLELNRGPSSSSVSENGKYLYLFNSRTHQIQQINLDQLEWERDFDFEVEGPNGISDMVLKTQTLDDSTFVITAFNKLGTFSIEGTKLKNFSISSLPLESDLQELDYSVILTKDLKSIFSLPGVRYQGPRTFAKIDLQTYEIDNFSIKEMNWIFDLKIGTSAQSVFQESMYLVEVNNQILALSPSSSSFYRYDLKTDSLNYHSFIHQLSPITNETKLKTIVESDQEYHEEMRNFFMGMYFGPLKWDESNKLYFRFGRKANSIDDTWQISSSQVFMYAYDENFNLIGEAELPEEIKFPRDFFFKDGKLWSYINIEDELGFAIFTFDF; encoded by the coding sequence ATGAAACTCATAATAAACCTCTCACTGATTATTCTTCTGTTTTCCTGTTCCAAAAAGGAGGAAAATTCCTCAGGCAATATCCTGGATAGTCTGACTATCTCTGTAGATACCGTCATTGTTGATTCCAAAGGAAAGCTTCTTGAATTAAACAGGGGGCCAAGCTCTTCATCAGTTTCTGAAAATGGTAAATACCTGTATTTATTCAATTCAAGAACTCACCAGATCCAACAGATCAATTTGGATCAATTAGAATGGGAGAGAGACTTTGACTTTGAAGTGGAGGGACCCAACGGGATCAGTGATATGGTTTTAAAAACACAAACTTTGGATGATAGTACATTCGTTATCACCGCTTTCAATAAATTGGGCACTTTTTCAATAGAAGGCACTAAGCTTAAAAACTTTTCAATCTCATCTCTTCCTCTAGAAAGCGATCTGCAGGAGTTAGATTACAGTGTTATTCTTACTAAAGATCTAAAAAGTATCTTCTCACTTCCAGGAGTCAGATATCAAGGTCCCAGAACTTTTGCAAAAATTGATCTTCAAACTTACGAAATAGACAATTTCTCAATTAAAGAGATGAACTGGATTTTTGACTTAAAAATTGGGACTTCGGCACAATCTGTTTTTCAAGAATCCATGTATTTGGTGGAGGTAAATAATCAGATTTTGGCACTAAGTCCTTCTAGCAGCTCATTTTATCGCTATGATTTAAAAACTGATTCCCTGAACTATCACTCTTTTATCCATCAGCTTAGTCCTATAACCAATGAAACCAAGCTGAAAACCATTGTAGAATCAGATCAAGAATACCATGAAGAAATGAGAAATTTTTTCATGGGAATGTATTTTGGGCCGCTTAAATGGGATGAATCCAATAAGCTTTATTTCCGATTTGGAAGAAAGGCGAATAGTATAGATGACACATGGCAAATTTCCTCCAGCCAAGTTTTTATGTATGCCTATGATGAGAATTTCAATTTGATTGGCGAGGCGGAATTGCCTGAAGAAATAAAATTCCCCAGAGATTTCTTCTTCAAAGACGGCAAACTCTGGTCTTATATCAACATCGAAGACGAGCTCGGCTTTGCCATATTCACTTTTGATTTTTAA
- a CDS encoding carotenoid biosynthesis protein, producing the protein MHKIAQTPPEAKNKRLLIAQILVVALYGVGIIGMSLPEYRDWFLSLSPALLLVTLAIILLFHRGWTESFPIAAAFAFWIGFGSEIIGIHTGYLYGDYVYGPTLGPKLWEVPLVIGVNWFILTYLTAAVFHKFSNDYYAAFMGATAMTAFDYIMEPVATALDMWYWKFDVIPAKNYLGWFLISFIIHVIYRKANFEKSNPLAAFILITMLLFFAILNFTLDL; encoded by the coding sequence ATGCATAAAATAGCACAGACCCCTCCTGAAGCGAAGAATAAGCGATTGCTAATTGCTCAAATTCTGGTGGTGGCCTTATATGGTGTGGGAATAATAGGAATGTCCTTACCTGAATACAGGGATTGGTTTTTATCCCTTTCCCCAGCTTTATTATTAGTGACACTTGCGATAATCCTACTATTCCATCGAGGTTGGACAGAATCTTTTCCTATCGCAGCGGCCTTTGCCTTTTGGATCGGCTTTGGTTCTGAGATCATCGGAATCCATACAGGGTATCTGTACGGGGATTACGTTTATGGACCTACGCTTGGACCCAAATTATGGGAAGTGCCCTTAGTAATAGGGGTAAACTGGTTTATTTTAACTTATCTGACGGCAGCTGTTTTTCATAAGTTTTCCAATGACTACTACGCTGCATTTATGGGCGCAACCGCCATGACGGCTTTTGACTATATTATGGAGCCGGTAGCGACAGCATTGGATATGTGGTATTGGAAATTTGATGTAATTCCTGCTAAAAATTACTTGGGCTGGTTTTTGATCTCATTCATCATTCATGTAATTTATAGAAAGGCCAATTTTGAGAAATCCAATCCTCTGGCAGCTTTTATACTGATTACCATGCTGTTGTTTTTTGCCATACTCAATTTTACATTGGACCTTTAA
- a CDS encoding DUF4221 domain-containing protein, translated as MRRLFLIFSLLLFFSCGRSKDSKSSNASNLFENLTYSIDTVVVDSKGEIINLSNGLRYFDISVDESSLLLFDRKQTIFQEIDLNDLKLKATYPYEFEGPNGIGKAMNFQILPDRTLFIPTFSKSGIYNLQGKLVSRLNFKPTEAEGLEETDPFTLINAILINPKSGLLYSLPGDYISGVKDLAIIDPDNNKVKLIKLPEMDIAGDFKVFWNTENGKAIEMEEYSLALFDETLIITCTVGSGIYTYNTSNDSLNFVDLPHKIIPTKKSGEILNEVTEESVFWDEYRKVASQVSYYELKWDKEKERFYRFASRTFLGEKESDPVRDEVYLLAYDEGFNVLGETKLDELKTIPSSYFWKDGKLWSFVNVEDELGFAVFTFDF; from the coding sequence ATGCGAAGACTATTTTTGATTTTTAGTTTGCTTTTATTTTTTTCCTGCGGAAGGTCCAAGGATTCCAAATCTTCCAATGCAAGTAATCTTTTCGAAAACCTGACTTATTCTATTGATACGGTGGTGGTGGATTCGAAAGGAGAAATTATTAATCTCTCCAATGGACTGAGGTATTTTGACATATCAGTAGATGAATCTTCTCTATTACTTTTTGACCGGAAGCAAACCATTTTTCAGGAGATAGATCTGAATGACCTGAAACTGAAAGCCACTTATCCATATGAATTTGAAGGACCAAATGGAATTGGCAAAGCCATGAACTTTCAAATTTTACCTGATAGAACCCTTTTTATTCCCACTTTTTCAAAATCAGGAATCTACAACCTACAAGGCAAGTTAGTTTCAAGATTAAATTTTAAACCTACTGAAGCAGAAGGGCTTGAAGAAACTGATCCATTCACCCTGATAAATGCTATACTTATTAATCCAAAGTCAGGCCTTCTCTATTCTCTTCCGGGAGATTATATATCAGGTGTTAAAGATTTGGCAATTATAGATCCAGATAATAATAAAGTAAAATTGATCAAACTTCCAGAAATGGATATTGCCGGAGATTTTAAGGTTTTCTGGAATACAGAAAATGGTAAAGCCATTGAAATGGAGGAATACTCCCTGGCACTTTTTGATGAAACTTTAATTATCACCTGTACCGTAGGAAGTGGAATCTACACCTATAATACTAGTAACGACAGTTTGAATTTTGTAGATCTACCGCATAAAATCATCCCAACAAAAAAATCTGGTGAAATCTTAAATGAAGTAACTGAGGAGTCTGTTTTTTGGGATGAATACCGAAAAGTGGCAAGTCAGGTTTCATACTATGAATTGAAATGGGACAAGGAAAAAGAACGATTTTATCGCTTTGCCAGCAGGACATTTTTGGGGGAAAAGGAAAGCGACCCTGTTCGCGATGAAGTTTATCTTCTCGCTTATGACGAGGGTTTCAATGTCTTGGGTGAAACCAAACTGGATGAGTTAAAAACAATCCCAAGTTCCTATTTCTGGAAAGACGGAAAACTCTGGTCCTTTGTCAATGTCGAAGACGAACTCGGCTTCGCAGTATTCACTTTTGATTTTTAA
- a CDS encoding DUF4286 family protein, whose translation MILYNITFTVFNEIEEDFVQWMKETHIPDIFATGLFTEHRFFRLLNSPDDHATNYSLQFYAENTGKLIEYESRFAHALRYETQARYGQKALAFRTLMEAVK comes from the coding sequence ATGATTCTTTACAATATTACTTTCACCGTTTTCAACGAAATAGAAGAGGATTTTGTCCAATGGATGAAAGAAACTCATATTCCGGACATTTTTGCAACAGGATTGTTTACTGAGCATAGATTCTTTCGTCTACTGAATAGCCCAGATGATCACGCCACGAATTACAGCCTGCAATTCTACGCAGAGAACACAGGCAAATTAATTGAATACGAAAGTCGATTTGCTCACGCTTTACGCTATGAAACTCAGGCCAGGTATGGGCAGAAGGCTTTGGCTTTTCGAACCTTGATGGAAGCGGTTAAATAG